In Pyrodictium occultum, the genomic window AGCCGTCCACCAGCCTGGGGTGCAGCAGGCAGTCGAGGGCCGCCCGGAGGAGGCCGCGGAGCCTCTCCAGGTGCCCGGCCAGCTCCTCCTCCCCCGGCTCCCCCGCGCCGGCCTCGCGGTAGAGCCGGCGCAGGTCCTCAAGGTAGCCGGTGAGCAGCTCCGCGTAGGCCTCCGGGGCGTCCGCGAGAGCCTCCCGCACCAGCTCCTCCTCGCCCCGGCCGTGGATCCTCAGCAGGGCCCTCTCGAGCACGCTCCGAGCCTCCTCAACCAGCTCCTCGCGCCCCGGCAGAGGCATCCCAAGCGTCCTCCAGCCCCCAGGGGCCAGGGGAGGGGTTTTGATACCACCCGGGGCCCCGAGGGGCCAGGGAGAGGGGAGACGCCATGGAGCTGGGCCTAGTCTTCCTCGGCACCGGCGCCGCCCTGGCAGCCAGGCACCGCGGCCTCCCCTCCATAGCCCTCGTCTACCGCGGCAGCATAGTCCTCCTCGACTGCGGCGAGGGAACCCAGCACACCCTGGCCAGGGCCGGCCTAAGCCCCCTAAAGGTCGAGGCAGTGCTGATCACCCACCTCCACGGCGACCACGTCCTCGGGCTCCCCGGCCTCCTCCAGACAATGGCCATGCAGGGCCGCAGGAGGCCACTCCTCGTAGCAGGCCCACCCGGCCTAAAGGAGCTGATCGAGGCAGCGTCAAAGCTCACCCACTGGCTCCCAAGCTACCCCATATACATCGCCGAGCCGGCACCCTGGCAGACCCTCCACCTCCCCAGCGGCCTAGAAGCAAAAACCTTCCCAGCCGACCACACCGTGCCAGCCCTAGGATATAGGATCCAGGAGCCCAGGAGAAAACCCAGAATAAACCTCGAGAAAGCACGGAAGCTAGGCCTACAGCCAGGACCCCAGCTAGCAAGACTACAGCGAGACGAGCCAGTAAGAATAGGCACCAAGATAATATACCCGGAAGACGTGGTAGAGGAGAAGCCAAGAGCATCAATAACTTACACCGGGGACACAAGGCCAAGCCAGGCAACGATAAAGGCAGCCAAACACACAACAATACTGATCCACGACTCCACCTTCACCAGCGAATACGCCCGCGAAGCCCACGAGAAAGGCCACAGCACAGCCAAGGACGCAGCAACAATAGCAAAGCAGGCGGGAGCACAGCTACTAATACTAACCCACATCAGCGCCCGCTACAGGACAACACGCCCCCTACTCGACGAAGCCCGGAGAATATTCCCCAGGACAATAGCAGCAGAGGACCTAGCCAAACTACCAATACGGCCATAAACCCAGCCCCTCCGGGGTTGCGGGCTGGGGGTTTGCCGGCTGTGTGTTTGGCCTGGTGTGGCTCGTCTCCGGCTTGTTGCTCCCCGTGATGTGGTGCTTCCGCCTGCTAGCAGTAAGGTTGTGAAGTCCCTGGTTCTCCAGCGTGGCGGGTGGCTGGCTGGGCTCGCCTCGCCGAGGCAGGGCTACAAGCCGCTGTTCATCTCCATGCTGTACCGGGGTGGGAGGCACCTCTACGCGAGGGCTGGGCTCTCCCAGCCCCAGGAGAATGTCCCCTTCTACGCCTTCTAGCCCTCGCCCTCTAGGCCCGGGGGGCCCGCAGCCTCAGCCCCGGCGGGTGCCCGGGGCTGGCCTCTATGAGCACGTCGACGCCCTCGGGGGCCTCGCCCTCGGGGGCGAGGAGGGCTGTCACGGCTGCGGGGGTCGCCGAGCGCTTCTCCGCCTCCTCCGCCAGCTTCTGGGCTGTGGCCGGGTCGGGGGCGTAGACTGCGACGCGGTCCAGCTCCCCCAGGGACTCGGGGACCCTGCCGCCCGCGGCGAGGTGGAGGCTTGCCTTCAGCCTCTGGGCCGCGAGGAGTGCTAGGAGCGAGCTGGGCCCTTCGGGGGCGAGGAGCGCCGTGACCCCTGCCCCCGCCCTGGCGCGTATCCTCTCGGCCAGGAGGCTTGCCGCCAGGGCTGCCAGGAGGGGGCTGGGCGGGGGCCTCCAGGTGGCGAGGGGGTGGGCCACCCTGCCGCCCTCGATCCTCGTGTATGGCCTCGTCTCCTCCAGTAGCCTCTCGAGCATCTCCCCCCTCCGGTCCGCCAGGTGGTTGTGGAAGCAGCTCCTCCTCCCCAGGTGGCAGACGTGCCTCCTCGGCGCGGCGACGTAGGCTGCCGCGTCCCGGTCGCAGTCGAGGATGACCTCCAGCACCTCGAGGACGCCGCCGCTGGTGGAGCCCTTGAGCCAGAGGCTGCCCCTGCTCCTGGAGTGGAAGTGGGCCAGCCCCGTCTCGGCTGTGAGCCTCAGCGCCTCCTCGCTGGCGTAGGCTAGCATGAGGGGCTCGCCGGTCACTGCGTCCACCACGGCTACGGGTACCAGCCTCCCCCTGGGGGCCTCGCCCTCAGCCATCCCTCCTCACCTCCGGAGGAGCCTCACCCAGTTCTCCAGCACCCTCCTGCCCTGCCTCCCGCTCCTCTCGGGGTGGAACTGGGTACCGTAGACCGGCGGCGCCTCCACCACGGCAGCGTACAGGGTCTCGCCGTAGCGGCTGGCTGCGCAGACCCAGGGCTCCTCAACCCGGGTGTAGGCGTAGCTGTGGACGTAGTAGAAGTACTCGCCGTCCTCCACGCCCTCGAGGAGCCTGCAGTCCCTCCCGGGAACCCGGTGGACCCTGCTCCAGCCTATGTGGGGGAGCTTGGCCGCCACGAGCCGCTCCACCTTGCCGGGGAGGAGGGCCAGCCCGAAGCCCTGCTCCCCCGCCTCCCTCCCCTCGGTGAAGACCAGCTGGAGGCCCAGGCAGACGCCGAGCAGCTGGGCCCCCATGCGCAGCGCCTCCCCCAGCTCCCGGGCGCAGTCGTGGAGCCGGGCGGAGGCGGCCTGGTAGGCGCCGACCCCGGGGAGCACGATGCCGTCCCACTCGCCGGGGTTGCGGATGCACTCCACCACCACCGGCTCCGCGCCGGCGCGGCGTAGGCCGGAGACGATGCTGTAGATGTTGCCCACCCCGTACCTCACCACCGCTACCCTCGGCGCCACCCGGCCCTCGCCTCCAGCTCCTCCACCACGTCGCAGATGCTCAGCCCCCTGAGCCGGAGCACGACCATGAGGTGGTATAGGAGGTCGGCGGCCTCCTCCAGCAGCCTCTCCCTCGGCCCGGCCAGCGCCTCCACCATGGCCTCCGCGGCCTCCTCGCCGAGCTTCCTGGCCGCGAGCCGTGGGTCGCGGAGCAGCCTCGCGGTGTAGCTGCCCTCGGGCATCTCCCTGGCCCGCCCCGCTATTACCCGGTCGAGCTCCTCCAGGAACCCGGTGCAGCCCGTCACCTCCCCCCGCCCCTCTCCAGCCGCCCCGCGTAGTACTCTATGCTCCTGGCGTGCCTGGTGAAGCCCTCCAGCCTCGCCAGCTCGGCCGCCGCCTCGGCGTACTCCTCGCCCAGCCCCGGCTCGGCGTAGGCCACGGGCCTCAGGAAAGTGTAGACGCCGAGCCCGCCCCTCCACCTTGCAGCGCCCCCGGTGGGGAGGACGTGGCTGGGCCCGTAGGCGTAGTCCAGCAGCGCCGGCGGGACCCCGAGGCTGACGAGCCCGGCGGGCGGCCGGGCCTCCAGCAAGGGCCCCGGGTCCCGGAGGTAGGCCACCAGGTGCTCCGGCGCCATCCTGGAGACTAGCTCCAGCGCCTCCCCGAGCCCCGGGGTGACTGCCACCGCCAGGCCCCCTATCTCCCCGGCCGCCTCCCTCCTCAGGATCCTGTAAACCTCCTCCGCCAGGCCCCGGGAGGGGGTCGCCAGCAGCGAGAGGCTGAGGGGGCCGTGCTCAGCCTCGGCAAGCATGTCCAGCGCCACCTGCACCGGGTCGGCGGACTCGTCTGCCACCACCGCTAGCTCCGTGGGCCCCGCGATCATGTCGACGCCGACCACGCTGGATACCAGGAGCTTCGCCGCCTGCACGTAGGGGCTCCCCGGCCCCACCACCATGTCCACCTTCTCCACCGGCTCGGCGCCGTAGGCCAGCGCCGCCACCGCCTGGGCGCCGCCCAGCGCGTAGACCGCGTCGGCCCCCGCCAGGTAGGCGGCTGCCAGCACAGCCGGGTGGACGGGGCTCCCCCCGCAGCCGCTCCTGCAGGGCGGGGAGGCCACCACCACCCTGCGGCAGCCCGCGACCCTGGCGGGGACCACGGTGTGGACCACGGTGGAGGGGTAGGGGTGAAGCCCCCCGGGCGCGTAGACCCCTACCCTCTCCACGGGGTGCCAGCGGAGCCGGGCGCCGGGCGCCCCGGCCTCCGGGGGGAGGGTGGAGGAGTGGTAGCGGCGGAGGGCCTCGACGGCCCTCTCCAGCGCCTCCACCGCCCGGGAGGGGAGCGCGTCCAGGGCCTGGCTCATCTCCTCCCTGCCCAGCCTCGGGTCCTCGAGGCCCACCCCGTCGAACCTCTCGCTGTACTCCCTCGCCGCCTCGTAGCCGCGGCGCCGGACGTCCTCGACTATCGGCCTAACCCTCTCAACGTACTCCTCGAGGCTGTAGCTCCTCCCGAGGAGCTCCTCCAGCTCCTCGGCGCCCGGGCCCCGGGGCCACTCCGCGTAGAGGATGCGCGGCACCTAGAGCCTCACCTCCACGCCCTTCTCGGCCAGGTACCTCTTAACCTCCCCTATGCTGAGCACCCCGTAGTGGAAGACGCCGGCCGCCAGCGCCGCGTCGGCCCCGGCCAGGGTGAACGCCTCGAGGAAGTGCCTCGGCTCCCCGGCGCCCCCGCTGGCTATCACCGGCACGTCCACCGCCTCCACCACCGCCCTGGTGAGCTCTATGTCGTAGCCCATCCTGGTCCCGTCCCTGTCTATGCTGGTGAGGAGTATCTCCCCCGCCCCCAGCTCGGCGGCCCTCCGGGCCCACTCGACGGCGTCGAGCCCGGTCGCGGCCCTCCCCCCGGAGACGTAGACCTCCCAGCCGCTCCTCGTCCTCCCCGTGCGCCTCGCGTCGATAGCGACCACCACCGCCTGGCTGCCGTACTCCCTGGCGGCCTCAGCCACCAGCCCCGGGTTCCTCACCGCGGCCGTGTTTACCGAGACCTTGTCTGCGCCGCTGCCGAGGAGACGGTCGAAGTCCCTGAGGCCGCGGACGCCACCGCCCACGGTGAAGGGTATCGAGACCACCGAGGCCACGTCGCGGACGAGGCTGTAGAGGGGCTCCCTCTGCTCAGGCGTGGCGCTGATATCCAGGAAGACCAGCTCGTCCGCCCCCTCCTCCTCGTAGCGGGCCGCTAGTTCCACGGGGTCCCCGGCGTCGCGGAGCCCCCGGAACCTGACCCCCTTGACCACCCTTCCCCCCGCGACGTCGAGGCAGGGGATTATCCTGCGGGCGGGCTGCCTGGAGCGGGTGGCGAGGAGAGCGTCTACCCATGCAATAGCCGCGGCCACCCCCGTGGAGCGGTGCCTGCCGGAGACGAGTCCACGGGCCCAGGGGCCCACCGGAAGCCCCTGCTATAACCCCTTCCCCCGGCCCCTCCTCGGCGGCCTCGGGCCGAGGGCCTTGGCGAGGCACCGGGGCTGGGGGTTGAAGGCGGGGACCCTCCTCCGGTACTCGAGGTACGCCTCGCCGAACCTCTCCAGGCTCTCCCTCTCGTCCAGCACCACGGCCAGGGCGAGGACAAGTACAGCCTCAGCCACCGCCAGGGCCACGGCGCCGGGCTCGGCGAGCAGGAGGGCTACGCCCAGCGGGAGCCAGGCCAGGAAGAAGTGCATGGGGTGCCTCATGCAGGAGTAGGGCCCCACGGTGACCAGCCGGTCCAGCTCGCCGAAGCCCCTCCCGGGGCTGCTCTTCCCGTAGACGGCCAGGTAGCGGCCGGTGACGGCCGCGGCGCGGAGCACCACGAGGAGCAGCAGGGCCCCGGCGGCGCGGCAGGCCAGGGGGCAGCAGCATCCAGCCCTCAGGGCGCGGCCGGCGAGGGGCAGGGCGGCTATCATCGCCAGCCAGGCGAGGCCCCGCACGGCGTTGCTGATCCTCAAGGCTCCCCGCTCCAGCCAGCGTCTTCCTCCTGTGGCCGCGTTGGAGCTAAGGCTGTGATACCGCAGCCCCCTGGACGGGCTACCCGGTGCCCCGCGGCCTCCGGTATAAGAGGATGGCTGGCCTCCTCCACCGCCTGGCCGAGAGGCTGGGGCTGGGGCCGGGGGAGGCTCAGCCGGTCGTGGAGCGGCTCTCGGGCCTCTACGCCCACGGGGTCCTCGGCGCCAGCCACGTTGTGCTCGAGGCGCTCACCGCCTTCTGGCTCCACCGGGACGGCTACACTGTGTCGGTCGAGGAGCCCGTGGAGGGGCTTGTGGCCGACGTGGTTGCCCGCGGCGGCGGGGAGACGCTGGTGGTCGAGGTCGAGACCGGCTACACCCCGCCCCGGTGGAGCCATGCCCCGCTGGCCTACCACGCCGCGAGGCTCGCGGCCAAGGCGGCCAGGTACAGCAGGCTGGGGGACAGGTTTGCCCTCGCGATCCCCCTCGGCTACGCCGCGCCCATCCACCCGGCCCTCCTGGAGCCCCCGTGGAGGAGGAGCGTGGACGAGGTAGCGTGGCTGAAGAGGCTGGTCGACATGTTCTACACCAGGCCCCCGCTGGACGCCGGCATGCTGCGGGAGGCCCGGCTCGACGCGGTGCTGCTCCTCGACCCGGACAACGCCGCTGCCTACCCGCTCCCGCCCCGCAGGCTCCAGGGGCTCCAGCACCTAGTGGTCCAGGCCGCCCTCGCCGCCCTCTCGGCGCCCGGGGACTGGGAGGGCTAAGGGCCGGCGGCTCGGCGAGGCCGGGGCACGCTCCTCGGGTCCACGCCCGCCGCCTCGCCCGGCCCAATCCCCCTAGGCCACGGCGCTGAGCATGGCCAGGTAGCTCCCCGGCTCCTGCAGCCCCCGCCGGAGCAGCGCCACACGCCTCCGGCGCTACTCCTCCCCCGCCCCTCCCCTGGCCCCCGCACCCGGGGGCAGGATCACGCCCTTGGTGGAGACCACCGCGGCGCTGGGCGCCAGGGCCTGGCGGAGCGCCATGCCCAGGGCCTTGAACGCGGCCTCGGCCAGGTGGTGGTTGTTCCCGCCCTGGAGGGCCCTCACGTGCACCGTCATCGCCGAGGCGGAGGCGAGGCTCCACACGAAGTGCGGGATGTTCTCCGTGGCGAGGCCGCCCACCTCCTCCCTGGTGAAGGGGAGATCGACCCAGGCCCCGGGCCTCCCCGAGTAGTCGACGGCCGCGAGGACGAGCACCTCGTCCATGGGGACTATGGCGTGGCCGAAGCGGGCGACGCGGTAGCCGCCGGAGGCCACCGCCCTGGCCACAGCCTCGCCCAGGGCCAGGGCGAGGTCCTCCGCCACGTGGTGGTCGTCGACCCTCTTAGCCTCCTCGACCCGGGCCTCCAGGCCCCAGCCGGCGTAGTAGGCGAGGGTCTCAACCATGTGGTCGAGGAAGGGCACGCCGGTGGACACGCTCACCCCCCGCAGCTCGCGGGCGTCGAGGTCGAGGTCCACCAGGACCCTCGTCTCCCCCGTGACGCGCTCGACTCGGGCACGCCTGGCCAAGACTCCCTCAGCCTCCGCACGGGTGCCTCCGGGTGGACGCGTCCCCGAGGGTTAAGGATGCAGCCCCGGAGCGGCCGGTGCTGCTAGAGGAGGCCCAGGGGGTTGAGGGCGCCGGTGTAGAGGGCCATCCCAGCCACGGCCTCGTCGTAGCCCAGGGGGGCGAGCAGCTCGAGGTCCCTGGGCCCCGCCACGCCGCCGCTGTAGGCGAGCCTCTCCACGCCACGCTCCCTGGCGAGCCTGGCGAGCCTCGCGGCGCGGTGGAGGTCGACACCCCTCCCCTCGCCCTCGTGGAAGACCTGGGTGTAGAGTATGCCCCAGAGCCCCGGGGTGGAGGCCGCCCTCTCCACGGCCTCCCGCAGGGTGAGGGGCTCCCGGAGCCTCCAGCCCTGGGAGGCAGGGGTGGCGTCCCAGTGTTCCTCCACCGCCGCTACCAACACCCCGCTGTCGAGCGCCTCGACCGCCTCCTCCAGGAAGCCGGGGTCGCGGAGCCAGGCGCTGGCCACCACCAGCCGGTCCGCGCCGGCGGCGTAGGCCTCGCGGAGCGCCTCGATGCTCCTCAGCCCCCCGCCCAGCTGCACCCTGGCCCCGGTCTCCCTCTTCACCCTCGAGACCAGCTCGAGGACGCAGCGGCTGGGCCTCCCCCTCTCGGCGCCGTCCAGGTCCACTATGTGGATCGCCTCGGCGCCGAGGCTGTGCCAGTGGAGGGCGAGGCGGAGGGGGTCGCCGAGCCGGAGCCCGGTGCCCGGCAGGCCCCTCACCCTCTTCACCGCCTCGCAGCCGGAGACGTCTATGCTGGGCACCAGCCTGGGCCTCGAGGCCAGCCTCGGCATGGCTAGGGTATCACCCTGTCCACGCTCAGAACAAGTATGTCGCGGGCGCCCCTCCTCCGGGCCTCCACGAGCACCCTGGCGAGCCGGTCCTCGGGCACCACGGTGACCACCTCCATCATGGGCCTCGGGCCCTCCACCCTGGCCAGCGTGGGCCCCGACATGGAGGGGAGCGCCTCCAGCACCCTCTCCAGCGCCTCCACCGGCACGTTCATCAGCACCAGCTTGTACCCCCGGGCCCTCACCACGCTCCGCAGCGCCTCCACCACTGCCTCCACGACCGGGTCGCCCGGGTCCACGTGGTGGCCCCGGATGAGCTTAGCCTCGGTCTTCATAACCTCGGCTATCACCCTGAGCCTGTGGAGCCTGAGGGTCGTGCCCGTGGAGGAGACGTCGAGGATCGCGTCGGCCACCCCGAGCCTCGGCATGGCCTCCGCGGAGCCGGTTATCCTAACGATCCTCGCCCGGACCCCCGACTCCTCGAAGAACCTCCTCGCTATGTTGACAAACTTGGTGGCCACCCTCACCCCGTCCGGCAGGTCCTCCACCCTCTCAACCGGGGCCTCGTCCGGCACCGCCACTACCAGCCGGGCCCTCCCTATGCCGAGGCCCTCGACGACCTCGAGCCCCTCGCCGCCGTGCTCGGCTATATAGTCGAGCCCCGTCACCCCCAGCTCGGCGCCCCCCGCGGAGACCACCGCGGGTATGTCCTCGGGCCTCACGTAGACCAGAGTCACGTCCTCCCAGTTGGTGGGCACTATCAGCGCCCTGGCGGAGTCGGGGCTGTACTGGGGCTCGATCCCCGCGGCCTCGAGGAGCCGGAGCACGGGCTCCCTCAGCCTGCCCTTGCTAGGCACCGCTATCCTCAGGGTCAAGCCGCTGCACCCCCTGGAGCGGCCGCTGGAGAGCCGCCGGCAGGCCAGCCACAGGGAGGAGTCCCGGGCTAGCGGTGAACCCGGCTCATCTCCGCCCAGCCTCCGCGTAGCCCACGCCCAGCCCACAGGATTTAAGGCTGAGCCCCCGGGGCTAGAGCCCCGGCATCCTCCTGCTCATCCCCGGCTTGGTGAGGTGTATCAGCGCCTCAACCTCCTCGACGCCGCTCGTCTCCCTCCACTCCTCCCCCACCACCGCCACAGCGGCCACCGCCTCCAGCCGGGCCCGGGCCCGCTCCACCAGGAGCCGGAGCGCCCTGAGGGTGCGGCCGGTCTCCACGATGTCGTCCACCACAAGCACCCGGTCGCTCCTCCCCAGCGTGCCCCTGGGTATGCAGAAGCTCGGCTCCCCCGGGCTGCAGTCGTAGCCCTCCAGCCCGGGGCGGCGGCGCCTGGCGACCGTGAACGGGGTCTCAAGCGCGAGGCTGAGGCTGGTCGCCAGCGGTATCCCCGAGGCCTCCGGCACGAGGATCCTCGTAACCCCCCGGCCCTGGAGCCTCCTCGTGTAGTAGAGGGTCGCCAGCAGCAGGTAGAGGGGGTCCGTCAGCACTATGCTGGTGTCGAGCACCCCGCCGGTCTCAGCCATCCTCTCGGCCAGCGCCCTGCGGGGGTCGGCGAGCCTCCAGAGGCCCTCCAGGATAGCCCCCGCCTTCTCCGGGCCCGGGAGGCTCCTCCCGGTGACGTAGCGGGAGAGGAGGGGCGCCGGCACCCCCGTCGCCTTGGAGAGCTCCCTGTAGCTGTACCTCCTCTTCGCCAGCCGGAGCGCGGCCGCCACCACCGTGGATAGCTGGGCGCGCTCCAGCCTCCCGCCCCGCTTCCCAGGCATCCCGGTCTCCACGCCCCCCGGGGTCTCGTTAACACGGCTGTTTTAACAAGGAGCGCTCCACGCGTTATAGAACCCGCTTAATAACCGCCCCGGGGCCCCGGCCCGCCATGGGTGCAGGCCTGGATGACGGACAGGCGCGAGTTCCTTAAGGCCCTCGGCGCCGGCGTAGCCGGTCTCATAATAGGCGCCGGGCTCGGCTACGGGCTCCGGGGCGGCGGGGGCGGCCAGGCCGGGACGCTGACCGAGACCAGGACGGTGACCGTCACCAGGACGGCGGCCGCCGGGGCCCAGGCCGGCGGGGCCGGGGGGAGGCTCAGGGCGCTCTGGGTCTACGTGGGCCCCATAGGCGACTACGGCTGGACCCACGCGCACGACGTCGGGAGGAGGAACGCTGAGAGGATTCTCCACGGCCTCGTGGAGACCAAGTACCTGGAGAAGGTGGCCGAGGACCAGGCCTACCAGGCTATAAAGCAGGCGCTCGAGCAGGAGCGCTTCGACGCCGTCTTCGCCACCAGCTACGGCTTCATGGACGCTGTGAAGAGGCTGGCCAGGGAGTACCCAGATGTGACGTTCTACCACTGCAGCGGGCCCTGGGAGGAGTTCGCGGACCTGCCCAACGTGGTGACCTACTTCGCCGAGTTCTACCAGCTCTACTACCTCAACGGGATAGCCGCCGGCGCCGTGACCAAGACCTGCAGGGTAGGCTACGTGCCCGCCTTCCTGACCCCAGAGGTGGTGCGCCACATAAACGCCTACGCCATGGGCTCCGTCCACGGCGCCAAGCTTATGGGCAAGTGCGGGAACGGGGAGAAGCTGGAGATCTATGTCTCCCCGCCCCTGCACGCCTGGTTCAACCCCGACAAGGCCCGCCAGTATGCCGAGACCCTGATCAACCAGTACAAGGTAGACGCTATAGCCTACACCGAGGACTCGACGGCGGTGCTAGAGACGGCTGCAGAGTACGGGGTCTACAGCTTCAGCCACTACAGCAACATGCTCGAGTACTTCACCAAGGGGAAGGGCTCTTCGAGCCCTATAGCGAAGAGGATAGCCAAGTACCACCTCACCGGCCAGGTGGCCGACTGGACCCCGATCTACGTCTACCTCCTGGCCAAGAATATAACCGGGACGGCCAGGAAGGAGGACATCTGGGCCAGGATAGGCGACTTCGTCCCGATAAGGTGGAGGAGGCCGGTCAGCGAGTCCACGGCCGGCCGGCATGAGGGCGCTGTCTACCTGGCGCCCCTCAATACCCAGGCGATACCCGCCAAGGCCCTGGAGGAGATAAAGAGGCTCTACGAAGACATGAAGGAGCTGCTCTTCGAGCCCTACACGGGCCCGATAAGGGGCTACACCATAGACCCCGCGAGCGGCAAGAAGACCGGCGACGTGGAGGTCAAGGTGCCGCCGGGGACCCGCTGGGGCCGCAACGAGCTCTGGAGCCCCAAGACGATGAACTGGTTCTACGAGAAGATAGTCACTCTGGCCGGCTAGCCCGGGGAGGGGCCTCTTTTTCACCCTCCCCCAGCGCCCTCTAACACCCCCGGTGTAGGCCTCGCCTTGAAGGGGGACGCGGCTGGCAGCATCATATCGCTGCTCTTCTGGCTGCTCCTGCTGATAGCGCTGATGGAGCCCGCGCTCAGCGTGCGCAGGCTCCAGGCGGCCAGGCTCTCGCTGATAAAGAATATGGAGAGGAAGTACGGCTGGCGCGTGGTGACGATGATACACAGGGAGGAGAGGGTCACGTTCTTCGGCATCCCCCTGCAGAGGTTCATAGACATAGACGACTCGGAGGCGGTGCTCCGCGCCATAAGG contains:
- a CDS encoding BMP family ABC transporter substrate-binding protein — translated: MTDRREFLKALGAGVAGLIIGAGLGYGLRGGGGGQAGTLTETRTVTVTRTAAAGAQAGGAGGRLRALWVYVGPIGDYGWTHAHDVGRRNAERILHGLVETKYLEKVAEDQAYQAIKQALEQERFDAVFATSYGFMDAVKRLAREYPDVTFYHCSGPWEEFADLPNVVTYFAEFYQLYYLNGIAAGAVTKTCRVGYVPAFLTPEVVRHINAYAMGSVHGAKLMGKCGNGEKLEIYVSPPLHAWFNPDKARQYAETLINQYKVDAIAYTEDSTAVLETAAEYGVYSFSHYSNMLEYFTKGKGSSSPIAKRIAKYHLTGQVADWTPIYVYLLAKNITGTARKEDIWARIGDFVPIRWRRPVSESTAGRHEGAVYLAPLNTQAIPAKALEEIKRLYEDMKELLFEPYTGPIRGYTIDPASGKKTGDVEVKVPPGTRWGRNELWSPKTMNWFYEKIVTLAG
- a CDS encoding phosphoribosyltransferase family protein, encoding MPGKRGGRLERAQLSTVVAAALRLAKRRYSYRELSKATGVPAPLLSRYVTGRSLPGPEKAGAILEGLWRLADPRRALAERMAETGGVLDTSIVLTDPLYLLLATLYYTRRLQGRGVTRILVPEASGIPLATSLSLALETPFTVARRRRPGLEGYDCSPGEPSFCIPRGTLGRSDRVLVVDDIVETGRTLRALRLLVERARARLEAVAAVAVVGEEWRETSGVEEVEALIHLTKPGMSRRMPGL
- the hisG gene encoding ATP phosphoribosyltransferase, yielding MTLRIAVPSKGRLREPVLRLLEAAGIEPQYSPDSARALIVPTNWEDVTLVYVRPEDIPAVVSAGGAELGVTGLDYIAEHGGEGLEVVEGLGIGRARLVVAVPDEAPVERVEDLPDGVRVATKFVNIARRFFEESGVRARIVRITGSAEAMPRLGVADAILDVSSTGTTLRLHRLRVIAEVMKTEAKLIRGHHVDPGDPVVEAVVEALRSVVRARGYKLVLMNVPVEALERVLEALPSMSGPTLARVEGPRPMMEVVTVVPEDRLARVLVEARRRGARDILVLSVDRVIP
- a CDS encoding phosphoribosyl-AMP cyclohydrolase, which codes for MAEGEAPRGRLVPVAVVDAVTGEPLMLAYASEEALRLTAETGLAHFHSRSRGSLWLKGSTSGGVLEVLEVILDCDRDAAAYVAAPRRHVCHLGRRSCFHNHLADRRGEMLERLLEETRPYTRIEGGRVAHPLATWRPPPSPLLAALAASLLAERIRARAGAGVTALLAPEGPSSLLALLAAQRLKASLHLAAGGRVPESLGELDRVAVYAPDPATAQKLAEEAEKRSATPAAVTALLAPEGEAPEGVDVLIEASPGHPPGLRLRAPRA
- the rnz gene encoding ribonuclease Z → MELGLVFLGTGAALAARHRGLPSIALVYRGSIVLLDCGEGTQHTLARAGLSPLKVEAVLITHLHGDHVLGLPGLLQTMAMQGRRRPLLVAGPPGLKELIEAASKLTHWLPSYPIYIAEPAPWQTLHLPSGLEAKTFPADHTVPALGYRIQEPRRKPRINLEKARKLGLQPGPQLARLQRDEPVRIGTKIIYPEDVVEEKPRASITYTGDTRPSQATIKAAKHTTILIHDSTFTSEYAREAHEKGHSTAKDAATIAKQAGAQLLILTHISARYRTTRPLLDEARRIFPRTIAAEDLAKLPIRP
- a CDS encoding HisA/HisF-related TIM barrel protein; the protein is MPRLASRPRLVPSIDVSGCEAVKRVRGLPGTGLRLGDPLRLALHWHSLGAEAIHIVDLDGAERGRPSRCVLELVSRVKRETGARVQLGGGLRSIEALREAYAAGADRLVVASAWLRDPGFLEEAVEALDSGVLVAAVEEHWDATPASQGWRLREPLTLREAVERAASTPGLWGILYTQVFHEGEGRGVDLHRAARLARLARERGVERLAYSGGVAGPRDLELLAPLGYDEAVAGMALYTGALNPLGLL
- a CDS encoding imidazoleglycerol-phosphate dehydratase, with the protein product MARRARVERVTGETRVLVDLDLDARELRGVSVSTGVPFLDHMVETLAYYAGWGLEARVEEAKRVDDHHVAEDLALALGEAVARAVASGGYRVARFGHAIVPMDEVLVLAAVDYSGRPGAWVDLPFTREEVGGLATENIPHFVWSLASASAMTVHVRALQGGNNHHLAEAAFKALGMALRQALAPSAAVVSTKGVILPPGAGARGGAGEE
- a CDS encoding methyltransferase family protein, with the protein product MRISNAVRGLAWLAMIAALPLAGRALRAGCCCPLACRAAGALLLLVVLRAAAVTGRYLAVYGKSSPGRGFGELDRLVTVGPYSCMRHPMHFFLAWLPLGVALLLAEPGAVALAVAEAVLVLALAVVLDERESLERFGEAYLEYRRRVPAFNPQPRCLAKALGPRPPRRGRGKGL
- the hisE gene encoding phosphoribosyl-ATP diphosphatase codes for the protein MTGCTGFLEELDRVIAGRAREMPEGSYTARLLRDPRLAARKLGEEAAEAMVEALAGPRERLLEEAADLLYHLMVVLRLRGLSICDVVEELEARAGWRRG
- the hisH gene encoding imidazole glycerol phosphate synthase subunit HisH — translated: MAPRVAVVRYGVGNIYSIVSGLRRAGAEPVVVECIRNPGEWDGIVLPGVGAYQAASARLHDCARELGEALRMGAQLLGVCLGLQLVFTEGREAGEQGFGLALLPGKVERLVAAKLPHIGWSRVHRVPGRDCRLLEGVEDGEYFYYVHSYAYTRVEEPWVCAASRYGETLYAAVVEAPPVYGTQFHPERSGRQGRRVLENWVRLLRR
- the hisD gene encoding histidinol dehydrogenase, giving the protein MPRILYAEWPRGPGAEELEELLGRSYSLEEYVERVRPIVEDVRRRGYEAAREYSERFDGVGLEDPRLGREEMSQALDALPSRAVEALERAVEALRRYHSSTLPPEAGAPGARLRWHPVERVGVYAPGGLHPYPSTVVHTVVPARVAGCRRVVVASPPCRSGCGGSPVHPAVLAAAYLAGADAVYALGGAQAVAALAYGAEPVEKVDMVVGPGSPYVQAAKLLVSSVVGVDMIAGPTELAVVADESADPVQVALDMLAEAEHGPLSLSLLATPSRGLAEEVYRILRREAAGEIGGLAVAVTPGLGEALELVSRMAPEHLVAYLRDPGPLLEARPPAGLVSLGVPPALLDYAYGPSHVLPTGGAARWRGGLGVYTFLRPVAYAEPGLGEEYAEAAAELARLEGFTRHARSIEYYAGRLERGGGR
- the hisF gene encoding imidazole glycerol phosphate synthase subunit HisF codes for the protein MAWVDALLATRSRQPARRIIPCLDVAGGRVVKGVRFRGLRDAGDPVELAARYEEEGADELVFLDISATPEQREPLYSLVRDVASVVSIPFTVGGGVRGLRDFDRLLGSGADKVSVNTAAVRNPGLVAEAAREYGSQAVVVAIDARRTGRTRSGWEVYVSGGRAATGLDAVEWARRAAELGAGEILLTSIDRDGTRMGYDIELTRAVVEAVDVPVIASGGAGEPRHFLEAFTLAGADAALAAGVFHYGVLSIGEVKRYLAEKGVEVRL